A region of Carassius auratus strain Wakin chromosome 23, ASM336829v1, whole genome shotgun sequence DNA encodes the following proteins:
- the LOC113041710 gene encoding interferon-induced very large GTPase 1 isoform X2 produces MASFPVAEGFNILPKLNVVLCGNDRSLKSFISNLILNQRDRSSELRECVKMDGEVHGHLITLVELPALAQISEKEVMRQTLRCVSLCDPGVHVFLFIVSDSPLTDEDKKETEENQKIFSSKINNHTMTLIIQKSDNETEELNEELKSVIKCFGGRHHVLGPNTHTSTLVSKLEQMVDENCRIFFTTETFLDAQIEKIEETRTKVVTQIQQQDLRKISNELRIVLLGKTGVGKSATGNTILGSEVFKEEMSQELVTTECQREMSEINGRHITVIDTPGLFDTKLSPEEIQREITECISMILPGPHVFLLLIQVGRFTQEEENTVKRIQQTFGENSLKYTMVLFTRGDDLKKKTIEEYLGNPESALMKVIGQCGNRYHVFNNGETEDRTQVSELLQKISDMVEANGGSYYTCKMFREMEREKHEAKMKKLMDKVEQLNKEKEDLLAKHEDEKKKMKMEMEEERQVHDTEKRKREEEFQKFETKLQEEKQRREEEFEKWRQKEQNMRDECDQKLKKERDEFKREKEKIEKEKETETEKIKKKMDEERQVQDTEKRRREEEFRKSEEQYKTDIKREREKLTTVYEEDRSKEMEKMKMCCFQTDSSLQNENTGQNPNLGPKTNQQVNKLYRRLDLAKYLQDKMSTKDILEISKSSFQSQEPQEENELVNSFLQKLLNMDYRARYAIIKHRKKNSQKTPATKTEGEDHSANYNAEVSNNEIHPMDVQMAVFHCADGFLKQLMVTKLSQCQYALPLLVPDPFTQQIEFPLWTFRQINKSWKMKNSNNEIISQTQPVYKAETPMVSFFRFGSVSSSKSQLMNSLINEKHNTFFHRNCSGGSRTRLLMDGVVEIAWYCPSGKQTDTFDDCVAFCNLHGDAADNEKQYEILTSMASVNVLFLPDFGQKNYYKGLVTSLFKSPQPLICLLTDSDSALTELGNGKFIFGILNKNQSDVSEQIRENIRESLTKQKKSFKLEDVAKHTGIRVDEDDQECKRGKEAADQIMCLLRANDPSTVKETSLPCQGKLWHDRCKMNKNLHRLRGENLEEDKSTKLRKMREIREKQVSQGLSDFMKTFIEKIKLQKDDEKKYFLKWMMNLLKDFTSDELCRLHKEYDKKWNKVLELKKMSNKLDQLQTERTSLENISDKINRTGFGLEHILREFGQIFESWSSLKKNKEDHLQFDVCSLPRLAAEMMISGFPMELMDGDAAHVPLTWVTAVLDQLVQKLGDQKLFVLSVLGIQSSGKSTMLNAMFGLQFAVSAGRCTRGAFMQLIKVSEEMKEQLKFDYILVVDTEGLRAPERSETSTMDRDNELATFVVGLGNMTLINIFGENPSEMQDILQIVVQAFMRMKTVRLNPSCMFVHQNVSDITAGEKNMEGRRRLQEKLDEMTKLAAKEEVCDAEGFSDVIGFDVQKDVKYFAQLWEGSPPMAPPNPNYCEKIQELKQTIVTHASKSDGIMLKHLKDRIQDLWEALLNEKFVFSFKNSLEIATYKKLETEYSKWTWSLRSAMLEIENKLQNKIENEEIHNAEQVDIQTELKAKSEEVKKTMSDFFEKDRDANILNQWKASFEIKIKVVQENIAREAKRKLNEVLQQRELKKDIDAERTKHENTLFENSKELALKCKGQANYENVMKTQFDSFWEQQTEKIIKDTPKVEAIDILRDVEKILSENYESLPLGRTSQCKDMPCLPNYSEYVKIKESEGFRGRCKTIYLKGKTIFVNTLSEDDVAQIKALIIDIAENTDKMIQSYNIAKMGYNISHIQHLVDYIQARIIQHQEEPKVNYVFKSEFFMDLVLYTFHKANQTFTDQYKTFRETNDPVFYFEKKKKDYYRIFQKNCQGASSTAIFGEFVCDKLKEPIQQNVYKKTARDLADEMRTNCESLNGNRSNLEKHILRKLAEKHDFKSYMTYIKNPKEHFKNFIRDEVSQYITEKFEDSVRPKMKDSVKLLEQKIINAAHESAKQTNADLWLHLFTQQLSDVLVFSKKDLTGVNQDDVEVSFLEEVIRKELPSIMSDIHSKSSTETFPVKLEEKDRPDEILFNHFSQCCWVQCPFCAAICTNTIENHPGDHSVPFHRNIGLNGWHYIGTTNLSINICTSAVASDHYFYPNSSDDKFKVLWKKYRTGGPEYASWSITPDLSELPYWKWFVCTFQKDLENYYEKTYEGSGKIPDEWREYSQEDAIESLDK; encoded by the exons ATGGCGTCTTTTCCAG tggCAGAGGGCTTCAACATCTTGCCAAAGCTGAATGTGGTTCTGTGTGGGAATGACAGATCATTAAAATCCTTCATATCAAACCTCATCCTGAATCAGAGAGACAGAAGTTCAGAGCTCAGAGAGTGTGTGAAGATGGACGGGGAAGTTCATGGACATCTGATCACTCTGGTGGAGCTTCCAGCTCTTGCTCAGATATCAGAGAAGGAAGTGATGCGTCAGACTCTccgctgtgtgtctctctgtgatcCTGgagttcatgtttttcttttcattgtttCTGATAGTCCACTTACTGATGAAGACAAAAAAGAAACAGAGGAGAACCAGAAAATATTCAGCTCAAAGATCAACAACCACACCATGACCCTCATAATCCAGAAGTCAGATAATGAGACAGAAGAACTAAATGAAGAACTGAAGTCTGTCATTAAGTGTTTTGGCGGAAGACATCATGTTCTtggtccaaacacacacacatctacattgGTTTCTAAACTGGAGCAGATGGTGGATGAaaattgtagaattttttttaccacagaaacatttttggatgcaCAAATAGAGAAAATTGAAGAAACAAGGACAAAAGTAGTCACACAGATTCAGCAACAAG ATTTAAGAAAGATTTCAAATGAATTGAGGATTGTCCTGCTGGGAAAAACTGGAGTTGGGAAGAGTGCAACAGGAAACACCATCTTAGGGAGTGAAGTATTTAAAGAAGAAATGTCTCAAGAGTTAGTTACTACAGAGTGTCAGAGAGAGATGTCTGAAATCAATGGTAGACACATTACTGTGATTGACACTCCTGGATTGTTTGATACTAAACTCAGTCCTGAAGAGATCCAGAGAGAAATCACTGAGTGCATCTCCATGATTCTGCCGGGACCACATGTGTTTCTGTTACTGATACAAGTGGGACGCTTCACTCAGGAGGAGGAAAACACAGTGAAGAGAATTCAACAGACTTTTGGTGAAAACTCATTAAAGTACACCATGGTGCTCTTCACCAGAGGAGATGATCTGAAGAAGAAGACTATTGAAGAATATCTGGGAAATCCTGAATCTGCTTTGATGAAGGTCATTGGACAGTGTGGAAACAGATACCATGTGTTCAACAATGGTGAGACTGAAGATCGAACGCAggtgtctgaattactgcagaaAATTAGTGACATGGTGGAAGCAAATGGAGGGAGTTATTACACATGTAAGATGTTCAGAGAGATGGAAAGAGAAAAACATGAAGCAAAAATGAAGAAACTAATGGATAAAGTGGAACAACTGAACAAAGAGAAAGAAGATCTGCTGGCCAAACATGAAgacgaaaaaaagaaaatgaagatgGAGATGGAGGAAGAAAGACAGGTTCATGACAcagaaaagaggaagagagaagaaGAGTTTCAGAAATTCGAGACAAAGTTACAAGAGGAAAAACAAAGGAGAGAAGAAGAGTTTGAGAAATGGAggcaaaaagaacaaaacatgAGAGATGAATGTGATCAGAAActtaagaaagagagagatgaattcaaaagagaaaaggagaaaatagaaaaagaaaaagagacagaaacagaaaagATTAAGAAAAAGATGGATGAAGAAAGACAGGTTCAGGACacagagaagaggaggagagaagaagagtttagaaaaagtgaAGAACAATAcaaaacagacataaaaagaGAACGAGAGAAATTGACAACAGTGTATGAAGAAGACAGAAGTAAAGAAATGGAGAAGATGAAAATGTGCTGCTTCCAGACAGACTCTTCTCTACAG AACGAGAACACTGGTCAAAACCCAAATCTTGGACCAAAAACCAACCAACAGGTCAACAAACTCTACCGCAGACTAGATTTGGCAAAATACCTTCAAGATAAAATGAGTACAAAAGACATTCTTGAAATCAGTAAGTCTTCATTTCAGTCTCAGGAACCACAGGAAGAGAATGAACTTGTAAATTCATTCCTACAAAAGTTGCTAAACATGGACTACAGAGCAAGATACGCCATCAtaaaacacagaaagaaaaatagccaaaaaacaCCTGCCACTAAAACGGAAGGTGAGGATCACAGTGCAAACTACAACGCTGAAGTCAGTAACAATGAGATTCACCCGATGGATGTTCAGATGGCTGTGTTTCATTGTGCTGATGGTTTCCTGAAGCAGCTGATGGTGACTAAACTCTCACAGTGTCAGTATGCACTGCCTCTGCTTGTTCCTGATCCATTCACACAACAGATTGAGTTTCCTCTCTGGACATTCAGACAAATCAACAAGAGCTGGAAGATGAAGAACAGCAACAATGAGATCATCAGTCAAACCCAGCCGGTCTACAAGGCTGAGACTCCAATGGTGTCTTTCTTCAGGTTTGGCTCTGTGTCTTCATCTAAGTCTCAGCTGATGAACAGCCTCATCAACGAGAAACACAACACGTTCTTCCACAGGAACTGCTCAGGCGGCAGCAGAACCAGATTACTGATGGATGGAGTGGTAGAGATCGCCTGGTACTGTCCTTCTGGGAAACAGACTGACACATTTGATGACTGTGTGGCTTTCTGTAATCTTCACGGCGATGCAGCAGACAATGAGAAACAATATGAGATTCTGACCAGTATGGCTTCAGTAAATGTCCTCTTCTTGCCAGATTTTGGACAGAAGAACTACTACAAGGGTTTGGTAACATCACTCTTCAAATCTCCTCAGCCTCTCATTTGTCTGCTCACCGACAGTGACTCTGCTCTAACTGAACTGGGGAATGGGAAATTCATATTTGGCATTCTGAACAAAAACCAATCTGATGTATCAGAGCAAATAAGAGAGAATATCAGAGAGAGTTTGACCAAGCAAAAAAAGAGCTTCAAGCTTGAAGATGTGGCCAAACACACAGGAATCAGAGTAGATGAGGATGATCAGGAGTGCAAGAGAGGGAAAGAGGCAGCAGATCAGATCATGTGTTTACTGAGAGCCAACGATCCTTCAACAGTGAAAGAAACAAGCCTGCCCTGTCAGGGGAAACTGTGGCATGACAGgtgtaaaatgaacaaaaatctgCATCGGCTAAGAGGAGAAAATCTAGAGGAAGATAAAAGTACCAAACTGAGGAAAAtgagagaaataagagaaaaacagGTGTCACAGGGACTGAGTGACTTTATGAagacatttattgaaaaaattaaattgcagAAAGACgatgaaaaaaagtatttcctTAAATGGATGATGAACCTGTTGAAAGACTTCACTTCAGATGAGCTCTGCAGACTTCATAAGGAGTATGACAAGAAATGGAATAAAGTTTTAGAACTGAAGAAGATGTCTAATAAACTAGACCAACTACAGACTGAACGAACAAGCCTGGAAAACATATCAGACAAAATTAATAGGACCGGTTTTGGCTTGGAGCATATCCTGAGAGAGTTTGGTCAGATATTTGAATCATGGTCATCTTTGAAGAAGAACAAGGAAGATCATCTGCAGTTTGACGTCTGTTCTCTCCCGAGACTTGCAGCAGAGATGATGATCTCAGGTTTCCCCATGGAGCTGATGGATGGAGATGCTGCTCATGTTCCTCTCACCTGGGTCACTGCTGTTCTAGATCAACTTGTTCAGAAACTGGGAGACCAGAAACTCTTTgtgctgtcagttttagggattcaGAGCTCTGGGAAATCCACCATGCTGAATGCTATGTTTGGACTGCAGTTTGCCGTCAGTGCTGGAAGGTGCACCAGGGGAGCTTTCATGCAGCTGATCAAAGTGTCAGAAGAGATGAAAGAACAACTGAAGTTTGACTACATTCTGGTTGTTGATACTGAAGGACTTCGTGCACCAGAACGGTCTGAAACCTCAACAATGGACCGTGACAATGAATTGGCTACATTTGTTGTTGGTCTAGGAAATATGACCCTGATCAACATCTTTGGAGAAAACCCATCTGAGATGCAGGACATTCTTCAGATTGTGGTTCAAGCTTTCATGAGGATGAAGACGGTCAGACTGAATCCCAGCTGCATGTTTGTGCATCAGAATGTCTCAGATATCACAGCTGGAGAGAAAAACATGGAGGGAAGGAGACGACTGCAGGAGAAGCTGGATGAAATGACAAAACTTGCTGCTAAAGAGGAAGTCTGTGATGCAGAgggattcagtgatgtcattggTTTTGATGTTCAGAAAGATGTGAAGTATTTTGCTCAGCTCTGGGAGGGCAGCCCACCCATGGCACCACCAAACCCAAACTACTGCGAGAAAATTCAAGAACTCAAGCAAACTATTGTAACACATGCTTCAAAATCAGACGGCATAATGCTGAAACACCTAAAAGACCGTATTCAAGATCTCTGGGAAGCTTTGCTTAATGAAAAATTTGTGTTCAGCTTCAAAAATTCTCTGGAAATCGCAACATACAAGAAACTTGAGACCGAATACAGCAAGTGGACCTGGAGCCTTCGGAGTGCCATGCTGGAAATTGAAAACAAACttcaaaacaaaatagaaaatgaagaaattcataatgctGAGCAAGTTGATATTCAAacagaactaaaagcaaaaagtGAAGAAGTGAAAAAGACAATGTCTGATTTCTTTGAGAAAGACAGAGATGCAAATATACTGAATCAGTGGAAAGCTTCATTTGAGATAAAAATCAAAGTGGTTCAAGAAAACATTGCGAGGGAAGCTAAGAGAAAATTAAATGAGGTTCTTCAGCAGCGTGAACTGAAGAAAGACATTGATGCTGAGAGGACAAAACATGAAAACACTCTGTTTGAAAACAGCAAAGAACTTGCTTTAAAATGTAAAGGCCAAGCAAATTATGAAAATGTCATGAAAACACAGTTTGATTCCTTTTGGGAACAACAGACAGAAAAGATCATCAAAGACACTCCTAAGGTTGAAGCTATAGACATATTAAGAGATGTGGAGAAAATCCTCAGTGAGAACTATGAAAGTCTCCCTTTAGGCCGTACGAGTCAGTGCAAAGATATGCCCTGTTTGCCAAACTATTcagaatatgtaaaaataaaggaATCTGAAGGATTTAGAGGACGTTGTAAAACTATTTACCTAAAAGGTAAAACAATTTTCGTTAATACTTTATCTGAAGATGATGTAGCTCAGATAAAAGCCTTAATCATAGACATCGCTGAGAACACAGATAAAATGATCCAGTCGTATAACATTGCAAAAATGGGCTACAACATTAGCCACATTCAACATCTTGTGGATTACATACAAGCAAGGATAATCCAGCATCAGGAAGAACCAAAAGTGAACTATGTGTTCAAGAGTGAATTCTTCATGGATTTGGTACTTTACACCTTCCATAAAGCAAaccagacattcactgatcaatACAAAACATTCAGGGAAACAAATGACCCTGTTTTCTAttttgagaagaagaagaaagattaCTACAGAATTTTCCAAAAAAACTGTCAAGGAGCTTCATCAACTGCTATTTTTGGTGAATTTGTTTGTGATAAACTTAAAGAGCCCATTCAGCAGAATGTCTACAAAAAAACTGCCAGAGATTTAGCAGATGAAATGAGGACAAACTGTGAATCGCTAAACGGAAACCGATCAAACCTGGAGAAACACATCCTGAGGAAGCTGGCAGAAAAACATGATTTCAAATCATACATGACCTACATTAAAAATCCTAAAGAACACTTCAAGAATTTCATCAGAGATGAAGTTAGTCAGTACATCACAGAAAAATTTGAAGATAGTGTTCGACCGAAGATGAAAGACAGTGTTAAACTGCTGGAGCAGAAGATCATAAACGCAGCTCATGAATCTGCCAAACAGACTAATGCTGATTTGTGGTTGCATCTTTTCACTCAACAGCTCTCTGATGTGCTTGTTTTCTCTAAAAAAGACCTCACTGGAGTAAATCAGGATGACGTTGAAGTCAGCTTCCTTGAAGAAGTGATAAGAAAAGAACTTCCTTCTATAATGTCTGACATACACAGTAAATCCAGCACAGAAACTTTTCCAGtaaagctggaagagaaagacAGACCAGATGAGATTCTGTTCAATCACTTCAGTCAGTGCTGTTGGGTTCAGTGTCCTTTCTGTGCAGCCATCTGCACCAACACCATAGAGAATCATCCGGGAGATCACAGTGTGCCTTTCCATCGAAATATTGGACTGAATGGGTGGCACTACATAGGAACAACAAACCTATCTATCAACATATGCACATCAGCTGTAGCCAGTGATCATTATTTTTATCCAAATAGCTCAGATGATAAATTCAAAGTCCTGTGGAAGAAATACAGAACGGGAGGTCCTGAATACGCTTCATGGAGCATCACCCCAGATCTCTCTGAGCTGCCGTACTGGAAGTGGTTTGTGTGCACATTCCAAAAAGATCTGGAAAATTACTATGAAAAAACCTATGAGGGGAGTGGCAAGATTCCAGATGAATGGAGAGAATACTCTCAAGAAGATGCTATTGAGAGTctggataaataa